The sequence CAAGCTCAACAAGAAGCAATGCCATGAGTCCTAATCCCGCAACCCTCCCGTTGATCCTTTCACTGTACGGGCTAAACCCTAGTTCCACTTTCAACCCACCTGAAACAGCCTCTTTTAAGCTCACCGGCGGCAAATACATTCCCGTGCCTTTCGACGGAGACCCACTTGATGACCCTTTCTTCGATTTTCTCACCTCTGCTTTCGTACCCGTACCGCTTCGGTATTTGAGTCTGATGTTCGAGAGACGAGACTCGAATTGATCAGGATCGGTGCCGGATTCGGATTGAGTTGTTTCCGGGTCGGGTTGAGTCTCTTCCGTGGACTCAACGTCGGTGGCGCGGACGGTGAAGAGTCTCGAAGCATTGAGCTTTCCGACGGGAATCAAGCGGAGTGATGGGAATGGGTTCGTGATTCGTAGAGGTGTTAtcgccatttttgtttttttaagagcttcgcgtctctctctctatcactcTCTCCTCCTACAACCTCTTTGGAtaagaattttttcttttttctttttatttttttcggtttttttcctttaattgacattttggttttaattttataaaactactatataatataaaaattttgtggtgtacatttttctaaattgttttattataagGTTACTAGTGATTAGTGAAACTTAACTTTCTCGAGCCAAAAAAAAGCAACACCACTAAATTTACAGATTCCTAAACAATGGTGAgcatattttcagtttttttaaatctaaaaactttataaaatatagtttaatATAATCTTTACcgcaatttataaaaaataaaattctattatatatgtatttattttgcGATGAATGATATCCCGATTATAGTGGCTATATTATCGGGATATCATTCACGGCacaataaatacatatataatcgAATTTTATCTTATGGTTGCTATATAAATTGCTACAAAGATTATATTAAACTATACTAGGTTAGTACCTACGCTACGCCGCGggttgttttcatatatatatttttgtattttttgaaataatatttgtttttatgttgtttggaatcaaatattataacgagaaatttttcaaaatgccacattttatgtttttttcccaaaaaatacaaaattgtaagtttttctttcaaaaataccacaacatctttttccaaaaatgccacaaacacaaaaaaactgaaagtttATTacgtaaaatttatttttcttggtttggttGACTAATTTAGATTTAAGGTATAGTGTTTAGAGTGTAGGATTTAGTGTTTACGATTTAggatttagttttgaatataaaactttagtttaattttgtggtatttttgaaaaaaactcattttagtggttttttggaaaataaaactaaaagtggtaattttggaaaaatcatattttagttgtatttatgagaattgccctattatagttaataaaaaaaattatcatggtcaatggtaattttttgtttttgtattttagttattatttgttgcatcatttttttttgttatttaaatcaaacaaattttcttttcatctaaCTAACTTGAGACTTAAGTAcccaatttcttttttacaaaatttaaagaacaaacaaaaaaaaagatcaagaaatACCAGAAAAAAACAACGAACTGAGCCCGTAGATAACGTTATTATAAAAtcgaattgttttgttaaactGAGAAG comes from Camelina sativa cultivar DH55 chromosome 19, Cs, whole genome shotgun sequence and encodes:
- the LOC104764998 gene encoding uncharacterized protein LOC104764998, encoding MAITPLRITNPFPSLRLIPVGKLNASRLFTVRATDVESTEETQPDPETTQSESGTDPDQFESRLSNIRLKYRSGTGTKAEVRKSKKGSSSGSPSKGTGMYLPPVSLKEAVSGGLKVELGFSPYSERINGRVAGLGLMALLLVELATGKSVLNYHTPSVVFLQIYFVAAVSAMFVKIEKEKVSVWPKD